CCAAGCAGCCTTCCGATGCGGCCGTGCTCGTACCCATCGTCATGCGCGAGCAGCCCACCGTGTTGCTGACCGTGCGCTCGGCCAGGCTGTCCACGCACTCGGGTCAGGTGGCTTTTCCCGGCGGTAAACGTGACCCGCAGGATGTTTCGGCCGAGGCCACGGCATTGCGCGAGGCGCATGAGGAGGTGGGACTGGCTCCCAAGAATGTCGAGGTGCTGGGTCGTCTGCCTATTTACGTGACGGGTACGGCCTTTCACATCACCCCTGTGGTGGCCCTGGTCCACCCTCAGGCCAGCTACTTTCCCAATCCCGGAGAGGTGGCGGATCTGTTCGAGGTTCCGCTGTCCTATCTGCTCAATCCCGCACATCATGAGCGCCATGCCATGCTGTGGCAGGGGGTGGATCGCGAATGGTTTGCCATGCCCTATCAGGATGGTGAGCAGCAACGCTACATCTGGGGAGCGACAGCGGGCATGTTGCGCAATCTTTACCGTTTTTTGGCGGCTTGAGGCTGCAGTTGTAACAAGCCGACAAACAGCGCCGCTATGATGAAGCAATGAGCTTTTTTGCCATCCTGATCGCACTGCTGCTGGAACAGGCGCGCCCGCTGGCCCGATCCAACCTGGTGCAGGCCGGTTATCGCGCCTGGACCGTGACCGTGCGCAGCAACTTTGATGCGGGCAAGCCCCACCATGGCTGGCTTGCCTGGGCGATGGCCGTGCTGCTGCCCAGCGTTATCGTGTTGGGCATATTCTGGGCGTTGATGGAGTTCATAGGCTGGCCTGCAGCCATGCTGTGGAATGTCGCGGTACTTTATGTCACGCTGGGCTTTCGCCAGTTCAGCCACCACTTCACGCGGATCCGCGATTCGCTTGATGCCGGTGATGAATTTGCCGCCCGTCAGGCCCTGGCCGACTGGCAGCAGGTCGATGCCAGCGAGGTGCCACGCAGCGAAGTAGTGCGCCATGTCATCGAGTACTCGGTGCTGGCAGCACACCGTCATGTGTTTGGCGTGCTGTTCTGGTTTTCGATTCTCTCGGCTCTGGGACTGGGACCGCTGGGTGCCATTCTCTACCGCATGGCTGAATATCTGTCGCGAGCCTGGTCGCGCAAGGGAGCGGAAGGTCTTCGGGCACCGACCAGCGAGCGTTTGCAGTCCGCAGCAGCCAAGGCCTGGTATGTGATCGATTGGCTGCCGGCGCGACTGACGGCGCTGTCCTTTGCCATGGTGGGCAGCTTCGAGGAAGCCATAGACAACTGGCGCATCTATGCCCAGCGCTTTCCCAATGACAACGATGGCGTGATTCTGGCAGCCACTGCGGGTGCCATCAATGTACGCCTGGGGGGCGAAGCCTTGCGCCGCCGTGATGCGGCTGACGGCGAAGAGGGCGACGATGCACAGTGGACGGGCAGCGATGTCACTCCGGGGCGAGAGCCGGAAATGGCTCATTTGCGCAGTGTGGTGGGGCTGGTCTGGCGTTCGGTCGTGGTCTGGCTGTTGCTGCTGGCCTTGCTGACCTTTGCCCGTCTGCTCGGGTGAGCACTCGGACATCGCCTTCTGCGTGGCAGCAGCTTGGCGCATGAGCGCTCAAGCCGGAGCGGGTCACTGAAGTCCTGTGTGGCGCAGTGCCACATCCCAAGGTGGCTCTGGTGCAGAGGGCATGCCGGGCACTGTTCAAGGTGCCATCAGCGAGCAGGGCGCTCGTGGCGCTTGGCACGATAGAAGCTGAGTATGCGTCGCACATATTCACGCGTCTCCGCATAAGGAGGCACACCGCCATACTGTTGCACGGTTC
This region of Comamonas thiooxydans genomic DNA includes:
- a CDS encoding CoA pyrophosphatase, which gives rise to MPASDNSSLPVLGIVDPRKARLLGIDSQLPAVPLAAQTPQALRTRFAQPPQWLPEAMQEKRITAKQPSDAAVLVPIVMREQPTVLLTVRSARLSTHSGQVAFPGGKRDPQDVSAEATALREAHEEVGLAPKNVEVLGRLPIYVTGTAFHITPVVALVHPQASYFPNPGEVADLFEVPLSYLLNPAHHERHAMLWQGVDREWFAMPYQDGEQQRYIWGATAGMLRNLYRFLAA
- a CDS encoding CobD/CbiB family protein, whose protein sequence is MSFFAILIALLLEQARPLARSNLVQAGYRAWTVTVRSNFDAGKPHHGWLAWAMAVLLPSVIVLGIFWALMEFIGWPAAMLWNVAVLYVTLGFRQFSHHFTRIRDSLDAGDEFAARQALADWQQVDASEVPRSEVVRHVIEYSVLAAHRHVFGVLFWFSILSALGLGPLGAILYRMAEYLSRAWSRKGAEGLRAPTSERLQSAAAKAWYVIDWLPARLTALSFAMVGSFEEAIDNWRIYAQRFPNDNDGVILAATAGAINVRLGGEALRRRDAADGEEGDDAQWTGSDVTPGREPEMAHLRSVVGLVWRSVVVWLLLLALLTFARLLG